The window ATAAGAAGTTTCATTAAAAATAAAGAACGCCTCTTCTTCGGTAAATGTAGCAGTTGACTGTCCTAATATTCCATGATCATTATGACTAGGTTCTATAATTACAGCACCTGCACCGTCAGAGTAAATCATAGAATCCCTATCGTGTGGATCTACAACTCTAGATAAAGCTTCAGCACCAATGACAAGTACTTTTTTTGCCAGTCCTGACTTTATGAAAGAGTCTGCCTGAGTGACTCCTAAAATCCAACCTGGACAACCGAAGAGTACATCATAGGCCACACATTTAGGACTTTTAATACCCAGTTTATTTTTGACACGGCTGGCTAGACTAGGAACCATGTCGCTAGATCCACCATCTGGTTTTACATCACCATAATTGTGGGCAACGATAATAAAGTCTATTGTTTCAGGATCGCAATTTGCATCTGCTATTGCTTTTTTTGCTGCAAGTGTTGCGATATCGCTGGTAAGCAGATCATCGCTCATGTACCTGCGTTCTTCTATTCCAGTTATTGCTACAAACTTTTTGATAATGGTAGCGTTATCACTTCCGAAAGAGCTTCCATCATTATTTAAGAATTCATGATCCATGAACTCCTCATTTTTTCTCACAACATCAGGAATGTGACTTCCTACTCCGGTAATTTTTGCTCTCATGCAACTTCTTTTCAATCTTAGGGATAACAAAAAAAGTGATTTATGTGATTCATTCCTAATATTTAACAACCGAATATGATCTAGTTTTTAAATCTTTAAGAATCATCTAATGAATTGTTTAGTTTATTGTGAATTATATAATGCAATGAATAATAAAATGAAAGATTTACCTATTATTTTATAAAACGTCCTTCATAATTATGATACAGGTAAATAATTCTAGAACCGTAAATCAGTCGCCGTTTTTTACAAATAATTTTCACTTGATATTAAAACTGCTTGGTTACTAAAAATAGTGTTACTTAATAAAGTAGCACTCACCACAATTTTTTAAAGGACTCTTTGCTAAAGGTTTTATCGACAGATTTAAAATTTGTCGAAAGAGGCTTTTTGAGTTTTAAATTATCCTGTTTTGAAAATAACTTAGATAACACAGAAAAAGGAGTAAGGACGAGATAGAAAAAGGGTATCAAAAACAAAAAACTAATTATGGTTCCTAGATACGACAAAACTCTTTTCATCAAGGCATCTACTAGAATACTAAATTTAGAAATGCTAAGTGCTAAAAAAGAAATCACCAGTATTACATACGGAAGTGCTTGATATCCTTTTAAAATATAAATTAAAGTAAGGCCGAAAACCATTCCAATGATGGTAAGGTATGGAGATTTCTCTTTTTTTAACATCTAAAATAAGCTGTATATAAATGGAGAGATAGCGCTAGAACTTCCTATAGCAAATAAAACCGAAATAAATACTAATATAATAACGATAGGGCTGAGCCAGTATTTTTTACGCTCTTTTAAAAATAGAAATATATCTTTTAAAAACTCCATTAGTCCAGTTCAAAATTAGAAGTAGTATTCATTTCTGCTTGCCAGTAAATTTGTTTTTCTTTTAAATATACGTGATTTTGTAATATAAGAATATCCATTTCAGTATTCATAAAACATTGATAGGCTTCTTGAGGACGGCACACTATGGGTTCTCCTCGTACATTAAAGCTCGTATTAATGACCACACTAGATCCAGTAATTTTTTTAAATTCATTTAATAATCCCCAAAATTTAGGATTCTGTTTCTTATTCACTGTTTGAACTCTAGAGGAAAAATCAACATGAGTTGTAGCTTGTAAATTACTTCTTTTAGTATATAATCGTTCGAGTAAGGATAAGTTGTAATAACTATCTACGTCTTGAAGATTGATATGTTCTTTTTTTAATTGAGATACCTTAAGCATATATGGTGAAGGTTGATCCATACCAAAATAGAATCCTGAATCTTCTTCTAACACTGAAGGAGCAAAAGGTCTAAATGCTTCTCTCTTTTTGATTTTTAAATTTAGCTTTTTTTGCATTTCAAATCCATTAGGATTTGCTAGAATACTTCTATTACCTAATGACCGAGGTCCAAATTCCATGCGGT is drawn from Nonlabens dokdonensis DSW-6 and contains these coding sequences:
- a CDS encoding 3-oxoacyl-ACP synthase III family protein translates to MRAKITGVGSHIPDVVRKNEEFMDHEFLNNDGSSFGSDNATIIKKFVAITGIEERRYMSDDLLTSDIATLAAKKAIADANCDPETIDFIIVAHNYGDVKPDGGSSDMVPSLASRVKNKLGIKSPKCVAYDVLFGCPGWILGVTQADSFIKSGLAKKVLVIGAEALSRVVDPHDRDSMIYSDGAGAVIIEPSHNDHGILGQSTATFTEEEAFFIFNETSYNKELQDKTQYIKMYGRRIYNFALSKVPEGMKAAMDQAGVDIKDLKKIFIHQANEKMDEAIVERFYKLYDMEVPKDIMPMIIHKFGNSSVATVPTVMDLVVRNQMPQHKVEKGDVVMFASVGAGMNINAIVYRY
- a CDS encoding DUF5989 family protein, whose product is MEFLKDIFLFLKERKKYWLSPIVIILVFISVLFAIGSSSAISPFIYSLF